GCCCGATCGCCTGTGGCAAGTGTACACGGTTGCGCCGCCATGTGCTGGCTGCGGAACTCTGCCCTTGCAGAACCCGGTTCGCCCATGCGACAAACCGCGGCCTCGGCCGAACTGTGTCGACCGAGATCACGGCTTGTGCACAGACGTGCACGAGATGGGAGCTTGGCTCTCCCGAAGCTCGATGTTCACCGGCGACGACGCACAGCGCATGCCGCGCCAAAGCCAAGCAGCGCGATCGAGCCGGGTGATGGCGTATTGATCGTCCACACACTGAACTCACCAAGGTTGATCACATGCTGCGCGATGCGCAAGCCGCCAATCGCATTGGGTTGCACCGCAGCCAGCACATCAGCAAATGAACCGACCAGCGTGAATCGGACTGTCAGTGTTTCGCCGGGATCAATGCCATTCATCGAGGGCGGAGGATTCGCACTGGCGCTGTACAGATTGCCGCCCCACGCACCGCCGAACAGGAACCCAGGCTGAGCCGGATTCGGTGGTGAACCGCCATCAGTGAAACTTACACCCGCCGACTGTCCGACAATCGACCCGCCTGACATCAGGCTGTTCGCCTCGAAGTACACGTTCGCAACTGTGGCCGATCCAGTCGAATCGTTATGAAATGTGAAATCAACATACGTTCCACCATCGACCAGATTGACCCAGAGATCCAGGATCGACACGTCGGCGTTGTCGGCGTTCTCATACACGATCAGATCCACGCGCACCCCAGCGCCTGCAAGAGCAGCGATTCCTACAACTGTCAAGAATCCAATCATCCGTTGCATGTTCAAACTCCTGTTGAGGCTGAGCATGAGGACTGACGGCGCTGCCTCATAGCACCGCTTCTCGCCTGATGCATCACATCGGCATCATGGCTCATATGGAAACCCTCCGCCTGCGCTTTCGCGCTGGCGGGAGTTCCTCTCGCTCGCTGTCTGTTGATGCGAGAGGCATCAGAGCGAGAGGGTGTGGTCAGAGTGCTCAGCGGCGACGACGCACAGTTGCCAGCCCGCCAAGGCCCAGCAGAGCCAAAGCGCCCGGAGCCGGCACCGCATTCGCGCGGATCATCCAGTTGCCAGGGAATCCGAAGGAATCGATGACTCCCCAGATGGTCCATGTCGAGATGTCATTCGGGTCGGAGCCCGCCATAGCCCATGACATTCCTTGTGATGCAGTCTGGTCGATTGCGCCAAGGAAGTCTCCATCAAGACTGTTAACCCAGAACCCGACCATGAACTCATCTCCTGCATTGCCCAGGAAGACGTTTGGGCCACCGACGTTGAACTTCTGGAAGTCATCGGACCGCGGTCCCTCCAGAACGGCATCTGCCTTGTAGATGTTCTGCAGGTTGGCGGGATTGCTGGGATCACCATTCACGCGGAAAACCTTGAGGATGATGTCCCGTGCATTGCCGCTTCCAAACAGTCCTGGTGCAATGCTGATGCCCGTGAGGTACTCGCGACCCGCCGTCACGGTGAACCGGTTGAGATACATGATAGCGCCGCCTCCAATAAGCCCAATCGCTTCATCCTGCGTCCCGTCATCGAGCAGGTAATCATGGCTGAAACGGGATGTTCCACCATTGACTGGCCCGATTCCGTACGCAGCGAGTTGTGCGCTGGCAGAAGGGGCGACACCGAGGAGAGCAACAACACCGAGCGAGAGAAGTTGAGTACGCATAAACACTCCAATCGTGGCCAAATTCGAATTGCATGCAGTCCTGGCCGACGCAAACCGCACACACCATCGGGCGCAATATGCCCAATGAAACCCGCTATGCGCCGCCGGGCGCAGAGCGAGGAGAGAAGAGAGGTTCGTCTGGAAACCCTCCGCCTGCGCTTTCGCGCCGGCGGGAGTTCCTCTCGCTCGCTGTCTGTTGATGCGAGAGGCATCAGAGCGAGAGGGTGTGGTCAGAGTGCTCAGCGGCGACGACGCACAGCCGCCAACCCGCCGATGCCGAGCAGGGCAAGTGATCCCGGCGCGGGGATGATCTTCAGGCCCAGTGAGATCGTGCTTCCGGCGTGAATGAATCCGTCGCGGTTAGGAAAGTTGTCGTTGAAGGTGTCCCAGAAGCGGAAACGCAGAATCCCGTTGTACAGCGTGAAGTCAAGCCCGAGCCCAACCAGATCCACCTTCGAACCGCCAGAGTTGTTGTTCTCAGTCCCTGGAGCGCTTGTGCCACTCGGTGTCAGCTCGACATAGTCAACCCCGAGGTCATCGCCGAACCGAAAGATCAGCTCGTTGAGCCACGATGGACTGTTGGCAGTATGTGTAATGTCCCAGCCGATACTGTGCACATACACGGGTGATCCCGGAGTCTTGCCGACAACTGTGGGGATGTCGTAGAGAGCAACAAAGGCATTGGCCTCGCCAGCGAAGTAGTTGAAGTCCGTTTGGAATGTGATCGTCACGTTCCATTCGTTGTTGCGGAGGTGGCTCGCAGTGGTCGACACTCCGTCGAGCGTGTTCACCGGGTTGGTCGGCGAGTAGTCGCCAGCCGGCGCCCGCAGAATTGGATTCGCCATCGCGCACGTGGCAAGCCCTGCTGCAATTGAAATCACCATGAGACTGCGTTGCATATCTGAACTCCTGATGAGGCTTGGCGAGCGTGCATCCGATGCCGCCTCATGGCATCAAGCACGACCTTCAAAGCGAACATCCCGCAATGAAGGGTCAAGGAAACCCGCTGAGCGTCGAGACTCGCCCAGCGAGAAGAGAGGAGACTGACAAGCCTGCTGAACACCGGGGGGAGTTCAGCAAGCGAGAGAAGAGAGTGGGAAACCCGCTGCACGCCGCGAAGCGCCCAGCGAGGAGAGAGGAGACTGAGAACCCCGCTGCGCACCGTCGAGCGCCCAGCGAGCAGCAAGCGAAAGAAACTCATCAGGCACGCAGACGCACAGCCTCAGTGCCAGTCAATCGAGGACTCACGCGTGTTGGATACCGAGTGTCATCCACCGAAGGCCGCGTGTGCGGGCTCAGCCAGTCGAGCAGCGAGCCGCGATGACGCTCGCTATCACCAGGGCATCCCCCAGCCAAGGCGCGACGATCAAGTTCAAGCCCGATCACTGCCCCGACATGTCGATCACGGCAATGCTCGATGGCCATCAGCAGCAGTTGTTCGTTGGTCATGGCGATCACTTGCGAATGCACGATGTCGAGTTTCATGTGAATCCCTCTCGTATCAACCTGCTTCAATGAACTGCAAACCGTGTGCCACTCCAGGGATTCCTCGATGGCGCAGAACTCGATGAGTTCAACGGAAACGGCATCAGGATTCCCAGCGACGCAGCAAAATGCTCGACCGAAGTGAAGAGGTCGATGCCTGCACTGGCAGCCTCTCGTTCAGCATGCAAAGCAGAACTCGGAAGAATGCACGCGACCCGATCAATGGTGTCGAGCCCCGCAAGCGAACGAACAAGGTGAGATAGCACGCTGCTCTGCTCAGCGAGCTCGACAGCAACGCACGATGTACCCATGAAAATGGCGGCATTCAGCCCTCGATCACGTGTGACAAACTCAATCATGGGCCAACGCTGCGACTGGCAAAGATCATGGAGCGAATCGGAACATCGACCCTCCGAAATCACAAGCCATATCGGGTTGTTGTCTGAAGGTCTCATGAAGTGAAGAGCATTGCAAGCCGCGTGCCAATGCTGCCAACGGCGAGGGATTGACTCGTTCATCATGGCAAATGCTTTTTACGGCCTCTCCATGGCACCGCATGAGCGACATCGCGTCACAAATTGACATCCACAATCGGCTATGTCACGTGCAAAGCGCGCTCAGAAGCTGGACGTGTCTCGTTCTGACGACTCGATGTCACACAAGAGCCTTCTTCATGTCACACCGCTATGACGCAATGTCACACATTGGATGCTCGATGAGCACCGCGCCTGTTCCTTAATTGCATGTGGTGGTTGCGCCGGATACGAAGAATTGCGACCGAGCCGTCTCGAGAAGGAATTCCGATCCTGCCAAATACTTCAGTGTCAGACCGCCATCGAGATCATGCGGTCTCGTTGAGCAGGCGATACAGATGACGCCTGCTGATCCCCAGCTTCCGCGCTGCTTCGGCCTTATTGCCCGCAGTCGCCTTGAGCACTCCTGCGATATGCTCTGGTCGCCGCATTGCTTCGGACATGAGCCGACCGTGACCATGTGGATGCTCTCGCCAGTGGCTGACCACCCGCGGCGGAAGAGCGTCCAGTTCAAGCCAGTCGCCACGCGACATGACCAGCGCCCGTTCTATGGCATGCCCAAGTTCGCGTACATTGCCAGGCCACGGATAATCCAGCAGCGCCATGTAGCACTCCGCCGAAGCCCGCTTGGGCTCGATACCCAGCAGTTTCGCCTTCCGCTCGATCAGTTCATCGATGAGCATCGGCACTTCGTCACGCCTTTCACGCAGTGGAGCAACGCTCAGTTCAACAACCGCCAATCGATAGTACAAGTCTTCGCGGAACGCGCCAGCTTTCACCATCGCTGGCAAATCCCGATGCGTAGCGGCTATCAGACGAAAATTTACATTCAACCGCCGTTCCGAACCGACCGGCAGCACTGTTCGCTCCTCAATGAGTGTCAGAAGCTTTGCCTGCGACTCGAGCGCAAGCTCACCAACTTCATCAAGGAAGAGTGTGCCCCCATCCGCCGCCCGCACGAGCCCCAGCCGGTCAGAACTGGCTCCAGTGAATGCACCCTTGACATGCCCGAACATCTGCGACTCGAAGAGCGAGACTGTCAAGGCAGAACAATCCGCGATGACATACGGCTCGCCCGATCGTCGGCTCAGGGCGTGAAGTTGTCGAGCCAGGAGTCCTTTGCCGGATCCCGTCTCGCCCCCAATCAATACCGTCACATCGCTCTGGGCGAGCATCTCAAGCCTTCCCATGGAAGGCGCAGTTCTACCAGCGCACGTAAGGCTCAACGATGCCATCTCTGTCTCCTCATTTCGCCGACGTGCGTAGAACCGCACGATCGAGTCCCAGCCAACTCGGTCAAGAACACCGAGCAAATTCATCTATCTGGGTGAGAGCCCAAGTGGATGATCGGGTAACCCACGATGAAGTGGATCTCCCTTATAGTACCGAAAAAAAGAACATCACTGACACACAAAAATCAGCAAATAGGTTGACAAACCCAAAATCTGTATTCTGACTAGGCATAGTGCTCGCACACCGACGCCGAATGACGGGCAGATCCAGGCCTCTCGCTCAAAATCTCGCCGTTTTGCGAAAGTTATGCACATGGCGAATGTTGGCTCCGTCGCGGATCATCTTGAATCGATCGCGGATCATGCGTCGAACTTCATCACCGATGACCTTGTTGACTCGTTACTCATCTTCTACCTGCACGATCGTCCGGAACTCGTTCGGCTGGAGACTCGAAGCGTCTATCACGCTCATGGCGTCACTCGATGTCGTGTTTGACTTCTTTTCGAGAGCCAGAAACCTCCAAGAGCTCACTCCGCCCTGGCTGAAGTTCGACGTGCTCACTCCCGAACCCATTGTCATGCAGCCCGGCACGCTGATTGACTATCGCATCATCATCCACGGAATCCCGATTCGATGGCGTACAGAAATCACGCGATATGAACCGCCTGCCATTTTTACAGATCGCCAGCTCCGCGGGCCCTACAGCCTCTGGGATCACACGCACACCTTCGAGGCCATCTCGCCCGAAGTCACTCAGGCACGCGATATCGTCGTATACCGCCCCCGCGGAGGTGTGCTTGCGCCGTTGCTCAACTCCCTATTCGTCCAGCGCGATGTGGAGCGCATTTTTGCTTTTCGACATGCAATGTTGGCTGAGCGCTTCGGCATCGCGGGCGACTAGAGCGCGGTACGAGGCTGTGGACGGCTGAGCCGGTGCATGAACCGTTCGAGCCGGGTCAATCGGGCATCACGAGGTGGACACAGGTTCGCCGCACGCGGGCACCACGCATAAAACGCCCGCCCGCTCGACACCACCACACTGCTCATCACTGCCGAAAAGAACCCCGCGAAGGCAAAATCAGTGTTGACCTCGTGTGCTACTGCTTCGAGGCGAGGCTCGATGTACGTATCGAGGTGCCGACGCATCTCGGCGAGCGCCGTTTCTTCGTTGGCCACGCGAGCAAGCCTCGGCGCAGGGGGCAGTGCCGACGTGATCTCGAAGATGATGATGCCCGGCAGACGAAGTTCGCGAAGCGCTTCCTCGCCAGCCTTTGCTGCTTCGGTAAGCCCGTCACCATGCGCGACGACGACGGCCGCAGCGCCGCACTTCCACCCTTCGAGGTCGAGCGATGCTCGCGCCGCACCATGGGGCGCGATTTTCACCTTCGCTCCCCGACAGGCGGCCGCAAACTCAAGCAGCGCCAGCCGAGCGTCGATGTCGTCCGCGTCCGCCTCAATGGATTCGAGCAACGAGGCAAGAGCATTGAACCACGCCTCAGGCGCATGTGCAAATGCACGCGTCAGGCGAGACAACCGCGAAATGAGCAGACCAGCCGCGTATACCTCGGCATTAGTTGGCGGCGCAACCTCGGCCGCAGGATCATGCAGCAATCGCACCGCCGCGTTGATCACGCCGCGCGGAGTCTTGAGCGCATCGAGTCCACGTGTCAACCCGGCGCTCTTGAGCGCAGCCGTCGAGTCGTCGGCCTGCTGACGCAAATACTCGTAATCGCCCGTCGAGAATCCCGATGCAGCGTACTCTTCGCGCAGACGCTGGCGTTCGCTGGAAACTGCAGTTGATAGGGGAGATTCGCCTCGGGTCGTAGCCACAGAATTGCTCCTCCGCGCGTCAGACCGCTCGTGCGAACAGACCCGCGTTCTCAATCATAACTCCCTCGCGTTCGAGCAGGGCAGCCTTGCGAGCAAGCCCGCCCGCGTAGCCGTGCAGCGAACCTCGCGCATCGAGCACGCGATGGCAGGGAATGAAAATCGCAATCGGATTGCGCCCGCATGCGCCGCCGACAGCCTGCGCCCCGCCGGGTTTGCCAAGGCTCCGCGCAAGCTCGCCGTAGGTGCGTGTGCTGCCGCGCTCGATCGAGCATAGAAGCGACCAGACTTCCCGGTCAAAAGCCGTGCCGCGCGGTGCGAGCGGCAGCGTGGTGTCAATCTCGCCACTGGCCAAATACCTCTCCAGCGCACTGTGCGCGCGATCCAGCACATCTTTCAACTCGAGGTCCGCTGCTGGACAAACCAGGGCAATGCTCTCTGGCCCTTTGGATTCGAGCATCTCGCAGCAGTCGTCCGAATCGCCGAAGATCAGCGCCGCAAGCGCTACCCGATCCCCTTCGCGCGAAGCGCACAGTGAAACAGCCCCGAACGGTTCAGAATACTGGTGTGTAGTGATGGCGATATTCATGTTGCAAGTGTATGAGGCTACAGCAACCCCCGCTCAGCAGCCATCATTCTCTTGCACTTACAGCGCCGCCAGCCTACGGGCAGTTTCCTGTTCGATCAGTGCTTCGAACATCGGCCCAAGTTCCGCCTCATCAATGATCTTCGTCTTGCTGAGCTTCTCTTCGAGCCTCTGGTCAGCGACGATATTGTCCTGATAGCGGTACACCCGGATTTTTTCACTTCGACCGCCGCTGCCGATCTGTTCGCGCCGCTCCGCCGCACGTTGCTGCTCGATCTTGTTTCGTTCGATCTCGTACACCCGGGCCGCCAGAAGCCGCCTGGCCTTGTCGCGGTTCTGGGCCTGACTCTTGGTTTCCTGCATCCGCACTTCGACGCCCGTGGGCACATGCACCAGATGCACAGCCGTGGCCACCTTGTTGACGTTCTGGCCGCCCGGCCCCTGCGCGGTGGTCACGTGCTCCTGCACATCCTTCGCCCAGTCGATCGACACCTGTACCTCGGTCGGCTCGGGCAGCACCGCCACCGTCGCCGTACTCGTATGAATCCGCCCCTGCGTCTCGGTCGCAGGCACACGCTTGACCGAATGTACCCCAGCCTCGAACGACAACTCCAACCACACCCCTTCGCCGCGCACGTTGATCACCGCGTGACGGATCCCCCCGACCGAAGGATCAGTCGTCAGATCCAACTCTTCAAAAGCCCACCCCTTGCGCTCCGCATAGCGACGGTACACATCGATCAGGTCACGAGCCCACAGCCCCGCTTCATCGCCCCCCGTCCCGGCCCGCACTTCAAGCATGACTGACCCCACCTGCCGGTCGTCGCTGCTCACCAGCGAAGCCTTCACATTCTCGATCGTCGCAGCTGCATCGGCCTCCAGTCGCGGCAGTTCCTCCTCCGCCATCGCCACCAGATCCGCATCGGCATCGCCACCCTCGATCATGCCCCGCAGGTCCGCAATTTCCCGGACAAGCGCCACATACCGCCGATACCCCTCGACCACCGGCAGCAAAGCCGCCCGCTTGATCGAATACTCGCGCACCCGAATGTGATCGCCCAGCACCGCCGGATCCTCGAGGCTGCGCTCCAGCCCCGCGAACTGCTCTGAAAGAGCATCAAGCCTTTTCCGGACACTGTCTGTGAGAACGCCGCTGGCCATGAACCTACGGTATGTCTCGATTTCACGCCGTGCAGCACCCCCGGGGAGGGCAGACTTGAACGCCATCGAACTCACCAGCGTCCGCAAGTCCTTCGGCCCGATGATCGCCGTCGCCAACATGAACCTGACCATTCCCGCACACGGGATTTATGGCTTCATCGGCCCAAACGGTGCGGGCAAGTCAACCACCATCCGCATGATCATGGGGATTCTCTTCCCCGACGAGGGCGAAATCGCTGTTCTTGGCAAACGCAACGCCGTCGAAGCACGCGAACGTGTTGGCTACCTGCCCGAAGAACGCGGGGTCTACAAAAAGATGAAAGTCGGGGCGTTCCTGCGCTATATCGGTCGCCTCAAAGGCCTCGGTGGGCCCGACCTCGACAAACGCATCGGTGCCTGGCTCGAACGCGTCGAACTCGGGCAGACCGTCGGCAAGAAGTGCGAGGAACTCTCCAAGGGCATGCAGCAGAAGGTACAGTTCGTTGCCGCTGTCATCAACGAGCCCGAACTGCTCATCCTCGACGAACCATTCAGTGGTCTTGATCCGGTCAACATGCGGCTCTTGCGCGAACTCATACTCGAACAGCACAACATGGGAAAGACGATCATCTTCTCCACCCACGTCATGGCCCAGGCCGAGCAGATCTGCGAACACATTGTCATGATCAACCACGGACAGAAAGTGCTCGACGATTCGATTTCATCCATCAAGGCCAAGCACGACCCACGCACCATCATCTTCAGCCCATTCGATCCGCAAGGCGATCTCAGTCCGCTGCACGCCGTCGAAGGTGTGCGGCATGTCTCGGCCTACGAACCCGGCGCACCCCGCGAAATCGAAATCAAGGATGGCGCAAATGCCGCTGATGTGATGCAACGAATCGCCGCCGCTGTCGCGCCTTCCAGACTCGAACTCCGTCGCCCTTCGCTCGAAGACGTCTTCATCGAAATTGTTCTCTCAGGCCCAGGCCGCGATGCTGTGCAGGTCGAGCGGCTGCGGGCCGCAATTCGCACCGAATCCACCCGCACGGAGACCTCCGAATGAAGCGCGTCGCCCACATTGCACTGCGTGAGTTCACCGCGACCGCTCTGACCAAGGGCTTCATCATCGGCGGGATCATCGTCCCGATTGTGCTCGTGGCCGTCATGGCCATCGGCATGCCACTGCTCATGAAGGATCGCGCTCCGCGCGTCACTGGCTCTATCGCATTTCTCGACGGTACCGGAACGCTCGGCGAAGAACTCACTCGCCGCTTCACCCCCGAAGCCCTCTCCGCAGCCGGCAAGCAACGCGTCGAGCAAGCCGTGCAATCTGCTTCCGATCTCGCCGGAGGCCCACCCGGCGTGGGCTCGACAATCGCCTCCGCTGCAAACACCGATATCCCGACCGATCTCACCATCGAACTGCTCGCAGCCGACGCAGACATCGAAGCCGAGAAGCAACCGCTCACCGAAGGAAAGGGCAGCCAGGATGGCGGCCGACTCGCCCTCGTCATCATCGATCCCGACTCTGTCGAACCCGCAGCAGGTTCCGAGACCTACGGCTCATTCCAGATCTTTGTCAGGCCAAAACTCGATGATCGTGTCGGCGGGCTTGTGCGCGATCAGGTGCGATCCACCATCCGCGAAGCCCGGATTCGCAATGCCGGATTCTCTCCCGAACGGCTCACCGCGCTGACCAGCGTTGACCCAAGACCAACACGAGAGGTCACAGTGACCGGCGAGCGCGGCTCCCTCGGCGAACTCAATGTCCTCTTCCAGTTCGCGTTCATGTTCCTGCTCATGATGGCCGTATTCATCGGCGGCCAATATCTCCTCACAACCACCATCGAAGAAAAATCCAGCCGCGTCATCGAACTCCTCCTCGCCGCGGCCTCACCCATGAACCTCATGGCCGGCAAAATCTTCGGGCAGATGGGCGTCGGAATGTTCCTCATCATCGTCTACGGCGCCATCGGATGGACCGGCCTGCTTGTCGCCGCTCGCGCCGATCTCGTCAGCCCCATGATGATCGTCTGGTTCTTCTGCTACTTCTTCATTTCCTACACCATCATCGCCTCGCTCATGGCCGCCATCGGCAGCGCCGTCAACGACCTGCGCGAAGCCCAATCCCTCATGACTCCAGTCATGATGATCGTCATGATTCCTTACCTCCTCTGGCTCCCCATCGCACGCGACCCCAACTCCACCTTCTCCACCATCACCAGTTTCGTCCCCGGCATCAGTCCCTTCGTCATGGTCATCCGCCTCACCTCCACCGAGCCGCCGCCGCTCTGGCAGGTCTTCGCAACCATCCTCCTCGGTCTCCTCACCGCATACGCCGCTGTCTGGTTCGCCGCCAAGATTTTCCGCGTCGGCCTTCTCATGTTCGGCAAGCCGCCAGACCTCAAAACATTGCTCCGATGGGTGCGCATGGCCTGACGATCTTCCTGCACTACAGCACGCCTCCTGATAAACTCTCTGAACTCGGAGAATCTCATTCATGGCCGAAGATCTCCCACCTTCGCTACCACAAGCCAAGCCCGGCGTCCGATGCGCCTCGTGCGGCTTCGATCTTGTAGGCGTGACCCTCGGACAGCGATGCCCGGAGTGCGGCACGCCTGTCATGCAGTTCGCCGCGAGCAATCAGGCGTCAGGAAAGGCTGTCACCGCACTAGTACTCGGCATTGTCGGCCTTGCAACTTGCTTTTCCTATGGCGTGATCGGTATGCCGTGCTCTATTCTTGCCATCGTCTTCGCACGCAAAGCCGAACTCGATGTTCAAGCTGGTTTCGCGCCCGTCACTTCGCTCGGCATCGCCAAAGGCGGACGCATCTGCGGTTGGGTCGGTGTAGCCCTCAATGCCATCGGCCTCCTCATCGGGCTCGTCTACCTCTTCTTCATCCTTATTGCGATCTTCTGATACCGCTCGGCGTACCCTTTGCCCGTCATGGATAAGCACGACCTCTACGAACTCTGTGTGCAATCCCCCAGGCATCTTGTGCCCTTGCTGCGCGCGGTTCATAGCCGCAATCCGCTCACGCTCGGCGAAGACTTCTCCGGCACCGCCTCACTCTCCCAAGCCTGGGTCGATGCCGCCCCCGATCGCCTTGCTATCGCTACAGATATCGACCCGTCTGTTCTGGCACGCAGGCCCGAACACCCACGACTCATCAAACGCCCAAACGACATCCGTCAGACCTGCGACAATGCCGACCTCATCTTCGCTGGCAACTTCTCCATCGGCTACATGCACACCCGCGCAGAACTCATCGGCTATCTCCAGCACGTCCGCTCACGATTGCTCCCCGGAGGGTGCTTCTGCTGCGACACCTACGGCGGCGAAAGCGCATTCCTCACCGGCAGCGTACAACGCGATCACTTCGCACCCGACGGCTCCCGCATCCTCTACATCTGGGAACAACGCCAGGCCAATCCACTCACCGGACGCGTTGTCGATGTCCTGCATTTTCATATCGAGCGCGATGGCATCATCGAAGAAGAGTTCCCCGACGCGTTCATCTACGACTGGCGATTGTGGTCAGTCCCCGAGTTGCGCGATGCCATGCGCGAAGCCGGATTCCGCGATACCGCCGTCTACCTGAATCTTCCAGACGCCGAAGATGAGGCCGGTGAGCAATACGCATTTCCCATCGACGATCCCGATGAACTCGAGGATAGTTTCATCGTGATCGTTGCCGCACGAGTGTAATGGCTCTTGCTTTGCGCGTTCTCACGGGCAGCCCGCGCTGAACGCCGACAGGAAAGCCGATACATCGAAGAAATCGAACACTCCGTCGTTGTTCAGGTCTGCTGCCGGATTCTGCGCCGAGAACGCAGCCAGAAACGCCGAGACATCAAAGAAATCGAGTACCCCGAATGGCGGCGAGAAGTCCGCAAGGCACTGTCCCACGCTGAACGGGATATGCACAACCGTCGCTCGCCCCGAGTGCTCGAAGGCCACGACGGTCAGCACATGCGCGCCGTTCGACATCGGTGCATCGAACGCACGCCGCCATTCCAGCCGATCCCAGCGCGTCGCAGCATTGAAGACACTCGTGAGCGGCACCGGGTCCGTTCCCGCCGGCAGATCCAGGAAGGTGTGCACCGCTGTCACCGTGCGATCAGGATTGACGATTCGGAACTCATGGCTCGGGTTGTCCAGTGGCACGTCAAGCCCCGGAACTTCGATCACCGCATCAAGCCGATCAACATACACCACCGTCCGCCACTCCGTGAAGATCGGGCTCGTAGCCGGGTTGGCGCGCCGACGAAACGCAATGACCGAGATATACGCGAATCCCTCTTCGATCAGCGAAGTATCAATCTCCTGCGAATACACACCGGTCGTTCCACCCGAGCCAAAAGTGGGGGAGTTGATCGTGATGAACTGCTCATACCCTCCAAGCACCGGGTTCGTTGGCGCTATGTCGATGATGCCGTTCCCGTTGTAGTCGCGCGTCCCCGCGCCGATCTTGAACAGCGCGTTGTCATCGGTGTCCGGGTCGAGTGGGTCCGTCTGCGACGTGTTGAGCGTAATCCGAAACGTCGGCCCAGACACCACCGGAATCGGGTTCAATCTGCGAAAGAACGCTGGCAACTGCGGCGGGTCGGCCGGAATCACCCCCGATTGATTCGTGATCGTCAGCGAACCCGTGGGCAACGCTTCAGAATACACCACATACCCGCGCGCGTGTTCCGTTCCTGTGCTCGATACATTCCGCGGCACCACCAGCGACACCGTCCCGCCCACACCGACCGTGATGATCTCAGGAATCTGATTCTGCGGGTCGATTGTCGGATTCGCAGCATTTCCGGTTTGTTCGTGCAGCCGCGTGCCTTGTGCATATTGCGTTGTCACCTGCACCGTATCGACGCCAGCGTCGTAACGGTCATTGACACCAACCAAACAGTTGGCCTGCCCATTGGCCGCACGCTCGAACACCAGCACATCGCTGATGTTCGCGTTGAGTTGAAAGTACTGTCC
This genomic interval from Phycisphaeraceae bacterium contains the following:
- a CDS encoding ATP-binding cassette domain-containing protein, giving the protein MNAIELTSVRKSFGPMIAVANMNLTIPAHGIYGFIGPNGAGKSTTIRMIMGILFPDEGEIAVLGKRNAVEARERVGYLPEERGVYKKMKVGAFLRYIGRLKGLGGPDLDKRIGAWLERVELGQTVGKKCEELSKGMQQKVQFVAAVINEPELLILDEPFSGLDPVNMRLLRELILEQHNMGKTIIFSTHVMAQAEQICEHIVMINHGQKVLDDSISSIKAKHDPRTIIFSPFDPQGDLSPLHAVEGVRHVSAYEPGAPREIEIKDGANAADVMQRIAAAVAPSRLELRRPSLEDVFIEIVLSGPGRDAVQVERLRAAIRTESTRTETSE
- a CDS encoding ABC transporter permease, whose protein sequence is MKRVAHIALREFTATALTKGFIIGGIIVPIVLVAVMAIGMPLLMKDRAPRVTGSIAFLDGTGTLGEELTRRFTPEALSAAGKQRVEQAVQSASDLAGGPPGVGSTIASAANTDIPTDLTIELLAADADIEAEKQPLTEGKGSQDGGRLALVIIDPDSVEPAAGSETYGSFQIFVRPKLDDRVGGLVRDQVRSTIREARIRNAGFSPERLTALTSVDPRPTREVTVTGERGSLGELNVLFQFAFMFLLMMAVFIGGQYLLTTTIEEKSSRVIELLLAAASPMNLMAGKIFGQMGVGMFLIIVYGAIGWTGLLVAARADLVSPMMIVWFFCYFFISYTIIASLMAAIGSAVNDLREAQSLMTPVMMIVMIPYLLWLPIARDPNSTFSTITSFVPGISPFVMVIRLTSTEPPPLWQVFATILLGLLTAYAAVWFAAKIFRVGLLMFGKPPDLKTLLRWVRMA